One window from the genome of Cyclobacterium amurskyense encodes:
- a CDS encoding GNAT family N-acetyltransferase, protein MTDITFRQIGVKDLPLVLSLLREAAEKIHRMQIDHWQYWKNPPQEKVLWIEEGIKNGEFFFVDDHANNNIGMVRMLREDLLYWGKQKDKAIYVHSLIVKEAYNGKGIGQRILEEIAHKAKNKDCQYLRLDSDSKNPKLCKYYENLGFIKVEVIDLPLSRYNLYERKVQ, encoded by the coding sequence ATGACGGATATCACGTTTAGACAAATAGGAGTAAAAGACCTACCACTGGTTTTAAGTTTACTGAGGGAAGCAGCCGAAAAAATACATAGGATGCAGATTGACCATTGGCAATATTGGAAGAACCCTCCACAAGAAAAAGTGCTATGGATTGAAGAGGGTATTAAAAACGGTGAATTCTTTTTCGTTGATGACCATGCTAATAACAATATTGGCATGGTGAGGATGCTTAGGGAAGACCTTCTCTATTGGGGTAAGCAAAAAGATAAAGCCATCTATGTGCACTCATTAATTGTTAAGGAAGCTTATAATGGTAAAGGAATTGGACAAAGGATCTTAGAAGAAATTGCACATAAAGCCAAAAATAAGGATTGCCAATACTTGCGATTAGATTCAGATTCAAAAAACCCTAAACTTTGCAAGTACTACGAAAATCTAGGTTTTATTAAAGTAGAGGTTATAGACTTGCCTTTATCTCGCTACAATTTATATGAAAGAAAAGTACAATGA
- a CDS encoding FAD-dependent monooxygenase: MKQKVAVIGGGIAGLTFARCLSTNQYEVHIFEQKQEFGEVGAAISVFPNALSVMDEIGLLDPILKTSGKFENVYLKTKKGNILSKSSPKSDYPVVCIHRADLHRILLTGINAQLHKGKSVKQLANLDNGQVEVTFENGECSNFDAVIGADGIHSVVRKHIIKDGDPIYRGYNVWRGVVETNFDIGYASETYGEGQRVGIVPIKDGVYGWWATCNEAFLQDDIPEGTKNKLKRLFGDWHQPIPELMENTEKILKNSLSDRVPHKGWTKGNITLIGDAAHPTTPNLGQGGCMAIEGAYLLAQCVNKYGLSPKAYALYEKHQFPRSKEIVNESLTLGKIGQISNPILIALRNFLFKITPSSVAMKMIAKYFSYRVTELKI; the protein is encoded by the coding sequence ATGAAACAAAAAGTCGCAGTAATCGGAGGAGGCATAGCGGGACTTACCTTTGCACGTTGTCTTTCTACGAATCAGTATGAAGTCCACATTTTTGAACAAAAACAAGAATTCGGAGAAGTAGGCGCTGCTATCAGTGTCTTTCCAAACGCTCTATCTGTGATGGATGAAATTGGACTACTTGATCCAATACTGAAAACAAGCGGAAAATTTGAAAATGTCTACCTCAAAACGAAAAAAGGAAATATCCTTAGTAAGTCTTCACCCAAGAGTGATTATCCTGTCGTTTGTATACACCGAGCCGACTTACACAGAATTTTACTAACCGGCATTAATGCTCAACTGCATAAGGGTAAAAGTGTAAAGCAATTAGCGAATTTAGATAATGGTCAGGTGGAAGTGACTTTTGAAAATGGTGAGTGCTCAAATTTTGATGCAGTAATTGGAGCAGATGGCATACATTCTGTCGTTCGAAAACACATCATCAAGGACGGAGATCCCATATATAGAGGTTACAATGTTTGGCGTGGTGTGGTTGAAACCAATTTTGACATTGGTTATGCAAGTGAAACCTATGGAGAAGGTCAGCGAGTGGGTATTGTACCTATTAAAGATGGGGTATATGGTTGGTGGGCAACTTGCAATGAAGCATTTTTGCAAGATGATATTCCAGAAGGAACAAAAAACAAGCTGAAACGGCTTTTTGGAGATTGGCATCAGCCCATCCCAGAGTTAATGGAAAACACGGAAAAAATTTTAAAAAACAGTTTGTCTGATCGAGTGCCGCATAAAGGCTGGACCAAGGGCAATATTACCTTAATCGGAGATGCAGCCCATCCAACAACTCCAAACTTAGGGCAAGGAGGATGTATGGCAATCGAAGGAGCATATCTTTTGGCCCAATGCGTAAACAAATATGGACTTTCTCCTAAAGCATATGCCCTTTACGAAAAACATCAATTTCCACGATCCAAAGAAATCGTAAATGAGAGTTTGACACTTGGAAAAATAGGGCAAATTTCAAACCCCATCTTAATAGCTTTAAGGAACTTTCTTTTCAAAATAACCCCTTCAAGTGTGGCAATGAAAATGATAGCAAAATACTTTTCCTATAGAGTAACCGAATTAAAAATATAA
- a CDS encoding addiction module antidote protein: MSNMTITKFDIADYLDNEEMIAEYLNTVLEDGDSSDLIVAIGHIAKAIGMTKIAEKTGMSRPSLYKALADGAKPQFETIMKVLKAVGGQINIKPSS; the protein is encoded by the coding sequence ATGAGTAACATGACAATAACAAAATTTGACATTGCAGACTATCTCGACAACGAAGAAATGATTGCAGAGTATCTTAACACTGTTCTCGAAGACGGGGACAGCTCTGACCTTATTGTAGCTATCGGACACATCGCGAAAGCTATCGGAATGACAAAAATCGCTGAGAAAACGGGAATGAGCAGGCCGAGTCTGTACAAGGCTTTAGCCGACGGGGCCAAACCTCAATTCGAGACCATCATGAAAGTTTTAAAAGCGGTCGGTGGACAGATAAACATAAAACCATCCAGTTAA
- a CDS encoding Crp/Fnr family transcriptional regulator: protein MKKLINHINSQFSLTDNDIGLLKKSFISANVPAQTKLLESGKIERYIYFLSKGIVKGYQNIDGKLVIQHLVSEQDFFTSLDSFMSETPSLDYYETVTDCELVKIAKPDFDLLQENTLFWKDFVKTVTNEHLSCKLERVKDFQILTAKERYLKFVNQHPKLALNVSVDNIASFLGIEPQSLSRIRKQIAS, encoded by the coding sequence ATGAAAAAACTTATAAATCATATCAACTCACAATTCTCATTGACTGATAATGATATTGGTTTACTTAAAAAAAGTTTTATTTCAGCCAATGTCCCTGCCCAAACTAAGCTATTAGAATCAGGAAAAATTGAACGCTATATTTACTTTTTAAGTAAAGGGATTGTTAAAGGGTATCAAAACATTGATGGTAAATTAGTAATCCAACATTTGGTCTCAGAACAAGATTTTTTCACATCTTTAGATAGCTTTATGAGTGAAACACCCTCTTTGGATTATTATGAAACGGTTACGGATTGTGAATTGGTAAAAATAGCGAAACCTGATTTTGATCTGTTACAAGAAAACACCCTTTTTTGGAAGGATTTTGTAAAAACTGTAACCAATGAACACTTGAGCTGTAAATTGGAACGTGTTAAAGATTTTCAAATATTGACAGCAAAAGAACGTTACCTAAAGTTTGTAAATCAACACCCCAAGCTGGCCTTAAACGTTTCCGTGGACAACATTGCTTCCTTTTTAGGTATAGAACCCCAGTCTTTAAGTAGAATACGCAAACAAATTGCTTCCTAA
- a CDS encoding NAD-dependent epimerase/dehydratase family protein, producing MSEEISLVTGGNGHLGNNLVRTLLSKNHKVRTTVRNINNQGPFKGLNCEVVQADLTDKKSLKKAFQGVKNLYAVAANFSMWAKNPKTEIYDNNMQGTQNVFDIAKECGIKNIVYVSSVASLNFKKLPANVDNGYNKDRRNWYYNSKNDSDKLALELGKKYGIRTVLILPSAMIGAMAHNLSYSNNLVLQVLKGEIPVDTNVTLNWVDVKDVALGAYNAMKKGRDGARYILSNESHTTLQESVRIAANLYPELKLKIPKKVPKCLLYTVARLMEFSSKLTGKEPQLQRHYLDMFYGLKQDYNISKSIEELDFKPKSSIKALEEALEYLKNDWDKGKLSE from the coding sequence ATGAGCGAAGAAATTTCATTAGTTACAGGGGGAAATGGACATTTAGGGAACAACCTGGTTAGAACATTACTTTCTAAAAACCATAAAGTTAGAACAACAGTAAGAAACATCAATAACCAAGGACCTTTTAAAGGGCTAAATTGCGAAGTTGTTCAAGCTGATCTTACTGATAAAAAATCTTTAAAAAAAGCATTTCAAGGAGTTAAAAACCTATATGCTGTAGCAGCAAATTTTAGTATGTGGGCTAAAAATCCAAAAACTGAAATTTATGACAACAATATGCAAGGCACTCAAAATGTATTCGACATTGCAAAAGAATGTGGCATAAAAAATATTGTATATGTGAGTTCTGTCGCCAGTTTAAATTTCAAAAAACTACCCGCCAATGTGGATAATGGATACAATAAGGACAGAAGAAACTGGTATTACAACTCTAAAAATGATTCGGATAAATTGGCCTTAGAATTAGGAAAAAAATATGGAATAAGAACTGTTCTAATTCTCCCTTCTGCCATGATTGGTGCTATGGCTCATAACCTTAGTTATTCTAACAATCTTGTCTTGCAAGTTTTAAAAGGGGAAATTCCTGTAGATACAAATGTGACTTTAAATTGGGTAGATGTAAAAGATGTGGCTTTAGGCGCCTATAACGCAATGAAAAAAGGCAGAGATGGAGCACGTTATATTTTATCCAATGAATCCCATACCACCTTACAAGAAAGTGTGAGAATAGCAGCCAACCTATATCCTGAATTAAAATTAAAAATCCCAAAAAAAGTACCTAAATGCTTATTGTATACTGTTGCTAGACTAATGGAATTTAGCAGTAAATTAACAGGAAAAGAGCCACAATTACAGCGGCATTATTTAGACATGTTTTATGGGCTAAAACAGGATTACAATATTAGTAAATCAATAGAAGAACTGGATTTCAAGCCTAAATCATCAATAAAAGCATTAGAAGAAGCTTTGGAATACCTGAAAAATGATTGGGATAAGGGAAAACTAAGTGAATAA
- a CDS encoding sulfatase — protein MKILFYLTILCMVFGSCKNQASLEASNQPNIVLFFVDDMGWQDTSVPFWHKKTPLNERYHTPNMEKLASEGMMFTQAYATPVCSPTRISLMTGMNAARHRVTNWTLHKDALQPMETNHKALSFPAWNVNGMSPEPLDLAVHADALPSLLQKAGYYTIHAGKAHFGAIDTPAENPEAIGFDVNIAGHAAGGPGSYLGANNFSANWRGGSAVWDIPGLEKYHGQEIFLTEALTREAIIAMDKAQNEDKPFFMYMSHYAVHAPIEKDGRYYQKYLDKGLDEKEASYAALLEGMDKSLGDIMQHLKEKNLMENTIILFMSDNGGLSVHSRGGEAHTHNKPLSSGKGSIHEGGIRVPMIVKWPGVTIPGSTNDNYLIIEDFYPSILEMAGVEDQPTVQTVDGKSFVGMLESNNSQKSNNRPLFWHYPNEWGPKGPGIGAFSAIRKGDFKLIYYHIDESFELFNIREDIGEQNNLAAIKPEKVKELASILSAHLKEVNAQMPIHKKSGKPVAYPGE, from the coding sequence ATGAAAATTCTTTTTTACCTAACCATACTATGTATGGTCTTTGGAAGCTGCAAAAATCAAGCAAGTCTAGAAGCTTCAAATCAACCAAACATTGTTTTATTTTTTGTTGATGACATGGGTTGGCAGGACACATCAGTTCCTTTCTGGCACAAAAAAACTCCTCTCAATGAGCGCTACCATACACCAAATATGGAAAAGCTAGCTTCGGAGGGCATGATGTTTACCCAAGCTTATGCCACACCTGTATGTTCTCCCACTCGTATAAGTCTAATGACCGGCATGAATGCTGCCCGTCATCGTGTAACCAATTGGACCCTACACAAGGATGCCCTACAACCTATGGAAACCAACCATAAAGCGTTGTCTTTTCCTGCTTGGAATGTAAATGGGATGAGTCCGGAACCTTTGGATCTTGCCGTACATGCAGACGCCCTTCCTTCTCTGCTCCAAAAAGCCGGCTACTACACCATTCATGCCGGAAAAGCACATTTTGGAGCCATCGATACCCCGGCAGAAAATCCGGAAGCCATCGGTTTTGATGTCAATATAGCCGGACATGCTGCCGGAGGTCCCGGTAGCTATTTGGGAGCAAACAATTTTAGTGCAAATTGGCGAGGAGGCAGTGCTGTATGGGATATACCGGGCCTTGAAAAATACCATGGTCAGGAAATATTCCTAACTGAAGCACTGACAAGGGAGGCAATAATCGCTATGGACAAGGCACAGAATGAAGACAAGCCATTTTTTATGTATATGTCGCATTATGCGGTACATGCCCCCATAGAGAAAGACGGGCGCTATTATCAAAAATACCTGGATAAAGGTCTTGATGAAAAAGAAGCCAGCTATGCCGCCCTTTTAGAGGGCATGGACAAAAGCTTGGGAGACATCATGCAACATCTCAAAGAAAAAAATTTGATGGAAAACACCATCATCCTTTTCATGTCAGACAACGGGGGATTGAGTGTACATAGCAGAGGCGGAGAAGCACATACCCATAACAAACCCCTATCTAGCGGCAAAGGGTCCATCCACGAAGGTGGTATCAGGGTACCAATGATCGTAAAGTGGCCCGGCGTAACGATTCCCGGATCAACTAATGACAACTATCTGATCATTGAAGATTTTTATCCCAGCATTTTGGAAATGGCAGGAGTAGAAGACCAACCCACTGTCCAGACAGTAGATGGAAAAAGTTTCGTTGGCATGTTGGAAAGCAATAATTCCCAAAAGTCAAATAACCGGCCTTTGTTCTGGCATTACCCCAATGAATGGGGACCAAAAGGCCCGGGAATAGGTGCTTTCAGTGCTATTCGTAAAGGAGATTTTAAATTGATTTATTATCATATCGATGAAAGTTTTGAATTGTTCAATATCCGAGAAGATATTGGAGAGCAAAACAATTTGGCAGCTATAAAACCGGAAAAAGTAAAAGAGTTGGCTAGTATTTTATCAGCCCACCTTAAAGAGGTAAATGCACAGATGCCCATTCACAAAAAAAGTGGAAAACCCGTAGCCTATCCTGGAGAGTAG